DNA from Polaribacter sp. NJDZ03:
TGAATCAAACAGAAAATTATGGTGCCTCTTTTAGTGATTCTTTTTTAACTTTTTCTCAAAAAGATATTGGTTTTAATCAATTTCCGCCGCTTAAAGATCAATTTGGAGAAGTTGACATTTCTAAAGAACATCAAATATTATTGTATCAAAATATAAATGGATTAGAAACCAAGCAACCTTTATTGATAACTTTAGAAGATAATAATCAGAAATCTAGTGTTTTGTTTGGAGAGGGGTTATGGAAATGGAGAGCGGCTAGTTTTTTAAACTCAAATTCCTTTCAAGATTTTGATGCTTTTATTGGGAATTTAGTTCAGTATTTAGCATCAAATAAGAAACGAAATCGCTTAGAGGTAAATGCAGAAAGTTTGTATCCTGCCAATTCGGTTATTAAAATATCCGCATTTTATACAGACAAAAATTATCTGTTTGATGCTAGAGCTACATTAGAGATAACCGTTACTAATATGGCAACAAAAGAGGTTGTAAGAAATCCATTTTCATTAATAAATAACGCTTATCAAACGGAAATTGAAAACCTCATTGCTGGAGATTATAATTATAAAGTTTCTGTAAACGGACAAAATATACATGCCTACGGTAAGTTTAAAATTACAGATTACCAAATAGAAGAACAGTTTACCAATGCAAACGCTAAAAAACTTCAAAAACTGGCAAATAATACAGCAGGAAAGCTTTATTTTAAAGATGAAGTAAACAAATTAAAGAAGGCCCTTTTAGCTGATAAATCTTATTATACAACACAAAAATCAATAATTAAAGAAGAAAATTTAATAGACTGGAAATGGGTTTTATTTATTGTTATAAGCTTGTTATCTATAGAATGGTTTATTAGAAAATATTACGGTAAAATTTAAAAATAAAAATAGAATTAAATATGAGATTTCACACAAGAAAATGGGTAAAACCAGAGGATTTGAACCCAAACGGAACTTTGTTTGGAGGTAGATTATTACAATTTATTGATGAAGAAGTAGCTATTTATGCAATTATTCAATTAGAACACACAAAAACGGTTACAAAATATATGTCTGAAATAGATTTTGTAAGCTCTGCAAGACAAGGAGATATTATAGAAATAGGTATTGATGTTTTAAAGTTTGGAAATTCTTCTCTTACTTTAACGTGCAGTGTTAGAAATAAATTAACAAGAAAAACCATTATTGAGGTAGAGAAAATTGTTATGGTTTGTTTAGATGAAAATGGGAACCCTAAAAAGCATGGAAAAACGGAGATTGAATACGTAAGAGATCGATTAGTAGATTAGATTTAAGATTCATTTTTTATCTTAACAAATGTTAATTGTTAACCATCTTTAAGCGAATATATAGTTTATATATATTGTGTTTCACAAAGTTAAATTGTAAATTTGTAGTTAATCAAAATTTATAAGTATGGCGAATAATCAAGTAGATCTAAAGTTTCCTAAGGGAGGTGTTTTTTTTATCATTTTAGCGGTAGTATTAATCATTTTATTTTCTAAATCTACAGTAACTATTGGGCCTGGAGAAGGAGGTGTTGTTTTTGAAGCTTTAGGAGATGGTATTAATACAGATAAAACCTACGGAGAGGGTTTTCAGATTGTTGCACCTTGGAATCGTATGATTGTAAGAAAGGTTCGTCAGCAGTCTATATCTACTGAAATGAATGTACTTTCTGTAAATGGATTAGAGGTTAAGGTAAACGGTACAATTTGGTATGAGCCTGAATTCTCTAATTTAGGAATGTTGATAAAAACAAAAGGAGAAGAATATGAACGTGAGTTGCTAGATCCAGCAATTAATGCGGCAGCAAGAAGTGTTGTTGGGCGTTACACTCCAGAGCAATTATATTCTAGTAAAAGAGATGTAATTGAACAAGAAATTTTAGATGAAATTAAAATAGTTTTAAAAGAGCAATTTTTACTTGTAAAAAGAGTTTTGGTAGAAGATGTAAAATTACCAACTACTATTAGAACTGCAATTGAAACGAAGTTAAAGCAAGAGCAAGAATCTTTAGAATATGAATTTAGATTAGCAAAAGCGAAGAAAGAAGCAGAGAGACAAAAAATTGATGCAGAAGGTAAAGCAGTTGCAAATAAAATTTTAAGTGCATCTTTAACTGATAAAATTTTACAAGAAAAAGGAATCGGTGCTACTTTAGAGTTGGCTAAATCACCAAACAGTAAAGTGATTGTTATTGGTTCTGGTAAAGATGGTTTACCTATTATTTTAGGAAATCAGTAAAAAGATAATTTCCGCTAACTCGGGAGGTAAAATTAATAAGAGAAATTTTTTCTCAATGAAAATCCAGCGAAATCTGGATTTTTTTTGTGCCTATTTTTAGAAATTTATAGTTCTGTTAAGGTAGTTTTAGGTTATATCTAAAGTATCTTTTGCTATCTTATAAACGCAGGTAATTGTGTAAAGCTATTGTTTATTTTACAATGGTTATTGGTTTTACCTAGCTCTATGTTTTTTTAGTTCTGGCTATAATCAAAAATAAGTTAATACGTATTGTAAAATTCATTTGAAATTACAGAGAAGAGTTATAAAGGCTATAAAAGAAATTTAAAAGGTGTTTTTAAAGAGGTTAAAAAAGTGTGATATAAAGTAAGAATGTCATTGTATTATAGTTTGTTTTTAGTAGTTGATTAGAGTTGGAAGCAATATTGTTTTTGGCTCTTTCTAGCTTTAGCAACTTGTGTTTAATTAATAGTATCTAGCACAAAATTTAACTTCTAAGCTTTGTGTTTTCTAATTATCTTGCAAGTTATTTTTAAGAAAGGTAGGGATTTAAGAAAATATGTTTAAATAAATTAATTGAAGAATAGAAGTTTAGAAAAGATTTTATAAATAAAAAACCTTGAGGGTTTAGCCTCAAGGTTATAATAATATTATTGTTTTTAGGTATAAGAAATTAATTCTTTACGGGAATTTTATCACGTTCAATTTTACCATTTTTAATTGCTTTGTAGTTTTCATAACAATCCAATACAGCTTCAATCATCTGTAAATCAGAAGCTTTTTTAATAAAATATTCAGAGTAGTTACAGTCCGTAAGTAGTTCTGTAAGTTCTTGCCTGTCCATTTGCAAATACTCCATCATTACTTCTCTATCAAACTTACCAGCCAGCATTTTACGTAAATCATCCTCTTTTTTAAGTTTCTGTAATTTTTTTAATTGTTTCGGTTTGCTTCCAAAGAGATTGTATAAATAATCTACAGGTTGAAATAATGCTGCAATTGGTGATGAGAAGTCTTTTCCTTTAGGTTTACCAACTTCGTAGGTTTGTGGAAGACCATTAATTTTAATTCTTGTAAATCGATCTTTAGGTACTAGTTTTACATCAATTTCTAAAACCCCTATTAATTGGGTAGATTTTATAACAACTTCTCTAATTTCTTCTGGTTTTTCATACAAAGCAATTAGCAACTCGTTACCTTTTAATAAATCGTTTGTAATTTTTAATTTTATCGATTCATACCCTAAGTAAGAAACTAAAATAGTGTCATTAGCTTTTGTAGGAATTTCAAAAAAACCTCTATCATCTGTAATTGTACCTACTACGGTATTAAGATTTAGGATGTGAGATGCGCTTAAAGCTTTTTTAGTTTCGGCATGAATAATTTGACCTTTTAAGGTTTTAATACGAAGGGTATCGTTCTGAGAGAATGTGCTTAAGGAAGCTAATAAGCACAAAAAATATAGTAGTCTTTGCATATTGCAATAATAGGAATAATTGCTTTTAGAAAGGTTAATTTTTTGCAAAACCCTGCTGTTTTTTTACTGTTGATTTAATATAAAAGTGATTTGTTACTAATTAATACATAAAATAAGCAAATTAAGAAGAAAATGCAATAACTTATAGATTTGTGTTTTGGTAAATAATTGATAGACCGCGAAAGGAGATTTTAGACAATGAAAAGAATGAATTTTAAGACACTATAATCGATTCGTATCTATTTTCTTTGTTAGTTTGTACTTTTAAATAGTAGGTACAAGTAATGGTTATGTTGATTGTTAATCAAAAAAATAAGCTCTTTATTTAAAAAGAGCTTATTTTTTATTTAATATATGTTTATTTCTATTTATCTATAACGTCTTTTTAAATTCCAAAGAGTTGAATTTGTGTTACTTAAATTTTGTGTTGGTCCTACAACTTTACTTTTTACTTTTTGATTACTTGTTTTCATAATTGCTTTATTTGCGGGTGCAAAATTACAAAGGTTATAATCTTATAAAAACATTAGAATTAATGAATATGTATGGTATGTTAACTTTAAGTTAAATAATTGAAAGTTTTAGGGTAATCTACTGTTTTTTAGTGAAATAAATTGCTGTTTTACTGTTTTCAATTGCTTTAGAGATTCATTAATTCTGTGTATAATTTCTGTACAGGTAAACCTACAACGTTAAAATAACTACCTTCTAAATTGTCTATAGCTATAAAACCAATCCATTCTTGTATGCCATACGCACCAGCTTTGTCATAAGGTTTGTAGTTTTTAATATAATAATTTATTTCGTCGTCAGACAGCTCTTTAAAAGAAACTACAGTAATGTCGTTTATAATTTTTTGAAAACGTTTACTCTTTATACTTATAGAGGTAATTACTTGGTGTTTTTTACCAGATAATGCTCTTAACATAGCAAATGCATCTGCTTCATCTTTTGGTTTCCCTAATGCTATACCTTCTAACCAAACAATAGTGTCTGAAGTAATTAATATGTCTTTTTCTGATAAATTTAAAAAAGCTTTCGATTTTAAATCGGCTAAAAAATCTGTAATGGCTGTTGCTTTTAATTCAGGCGGATAAATCTCTTCAACTTCTTTTAATTGAATTGTAAAATCGATATCTAAATCTTTAAAGAACTGTTGTCTTCTTGGAGATTTAGAAGCTAATATTACGTTGTATTCTTTTAATTTTTCTCTTAACATATATTTTTGTTGTTCATCCTGCGAAAGCAGAAATCAATTTTTATTTTAGTCTAAATAAAACCATAGATAAAATTCCGAAAAGCATAATAACTTTCATTAAATTACTAAGTAAGCTAAAATCTTTTTTACTTTCAGAACTCCATAATTTATACATAAAATAGAGTAATGGTAGTAAAATAAATAGAATTCCGTAGGTTAAAAGTACATACTCCTTTATTAAAGATTGTAAAATAATTAAAAGAAAAACCAATAAAACGGCGCAAAAGAAAAAAGCGACTTTAGAAGCTCTTTTTCTTCCAAATAAAATAGGTAATGTTTTTGCTTTTATTTTTAAATCACCATTAATATCTTCTATGTCTTTAATTATTTCTCTAATAAGATTGGTTAGTACAGAAAAAACAATATAAGTAATTGTTATTAATAGTAAACGAATACTCGTTGCCATGTTACTTATTACTTCTAATAAATTACTGTTATGTGCTTTTGGTTCGTTAAAAATTACAGTGATAAACACTACTAAACCTAAGAGAAGCGACACTATTAAATTACCAATAATAAGTGTTTTTTTTAAGTATTTAGAATATAGAAATAGTACTAAAATGGTTCCTATAAAAAAGAAACTGTACAAACTATTTTCAATAGTAAAAGACAAATATGTGCCCAAGAATAAACCTAAAATAGTACTAGAATAGTAAAGAATCCAAGCCTTCTTTTTAGAAATAGATTTTTCTAGAATTACTTTTAAAGGCTTGTTTATTTTGTCTGCCTCAATATCAAAAATATCATTTATAATATATCCACCAGCAGTGATGCTTAAAATACTTAAAGCGAGTAGTGTAAATTGATAATATGTTAAAGTAATGCCTAAATAAGTAGTATGTATTAAGGTGTAATTTTTAAAACTAAGATTGCTAAAAAAAATAGAATCTATTACCGCATATTTGGTTAAAACCATTGTTAATAAAACCATTAAAAGGTTTTTGTAACGAATAAGTCTTAAAAAATCCATTAACCGTTAAAGCTCTTTTTAATACGTGCTAAATCACGTTTGTTATCTCTGTCTTTTATAACTTCTCGTTTGTCGTGCGTTTGTTTTCCTTTTGCCAATGCAATTTCTAGTTTGGCAAAACCTTTGTCATTAATAAACAAACGTAAAGGCACAATCGTATTTCCTTTTGCTTCAACGTCTTTTCTTAAAGAACGTAATTCTCGTTTGTGCATTAATAATCTACGCTCACTTTTTGGTTTATGGTTAAAGTGGTGGCCGAACATGTATTCTTGAATATACATATTAACAATAAACAATTCTCCGCCATCATTAAATTCACAAAAACTTTCTGTAATTCTAGCCTGACTTAAACGAATAGATTTTATTTCCGTTCCGGTTAACTGAATTCCAGCCACGTATTTGTCTAGAATTTCAAATTCGAAACGCGCTTTTTTATTCTTTATGTTTATCTTTTTCTGAACAGCCATAGACTGGTTTTAATTTTATAATTTTAACAAAGATACATTTTTACTTTGGTCAAAGAAATGTAATTTTGAAATCTATTATCCACCTAATAAAACAACAACCCATGAAACATTTACCAATCCTTTTTTTAGCGTTCTTAATTTCTTGTAAACCTTCTGAAAACAAGTTGACTGCACAACAAGTTATTGATAAAGCCATTATTTCATCTGGTGCAGATAAAGTGGCTAATTCTGAAATTAAATTTATATTTAGAGACAAAGAATATATTGCAAATAGAAGTAATAATGGAAATTTTGAACTCACAAGAAAACAAAAAGATGAAAAATTAGGACTTATTACTGATGTTTTAAGTAATGACAAGTTTAAAAGATTGGTGAATGGAGTTCCCTACCAAGTAAACGATTCAATTGCAAATATTTTATCTAATTCTGTAAATTCTGTGCATTATTTTTCTGTATTACCATTCGGATTAAATGACAAAGCTGTTGTAAAAAAATTATTGCCATCGATTATTTTAAAAGATAAAGAATATTATAAAGTACAAGTTACTTTTTCTGAAGATGGAGGAGGAGAAGATTTTGATGATGTTTTTATTTATTGGATTGGAAAACAAGATTTTTTAGTTGATTATTTAGCATATTCTTACCATACCAACGACGGAGGAAAACGTTTTAGAGCTATCAACAAAGAAATCTTAAAAAACGGAATTCGTTTTGTAAATTATGATAATTATAAGCCTTTAAACAAAGAAATTTCTTTAACAGATATTGATAAAGCTTTTGAGAAAAATGAGCTTAAAAAATTGTCAGAAATCAATTTAGAAAATATCGAAGTACAGCTTTTAAAATAATCTTGATAAAAACGTTTTATCTATTTTTTTTGAAGCTGTTTTCTACTTGGAGTTTATCTTGAGAGCAGTCGAAAGGCACTCGCTTTTTTATTCAGAAAATAATAAAAAAGAGTTCAAATAATTGCTGCAATGAGGGCTACCTGTGTTTGTTAACTAATTGTATTTAATCAATAATTTTACTATTTAAAAAAGGAAATGCTAATTGGTGAATTTTCTATATATAACATTGATTATCTAAAAATAAGTAAAAAAATTAAAAGAAATATTATTAATAGTTCTGTTAGTTGTAGTAAGATTTTCTGTGTTAATTTTATCAATTCCGTTTGTAATATTTAAATATTTTCAAAGGAAAAAGTTTCAATATAAATATATGAAATTTCTAAATGAAAATGAAGGGAAGAATTTTTTCTGCTATAATAATAGAAAAAAATCAAAAGATTATATAGAAAAAAGTATCCTTCTAAGCCTAAATAAAGATGTTGAAATCGTATATTTAAAAGGTAGGAATATCGAATCGAAATACAACAAAGAGTTTATTTCTGAAGCTTTATATGGATTAAAGCAGTACAGTAAATTTCCTCATTTAATGAAAATTAGAAACGGATAATTAATTGATAAATCAATAAATAATCCGTTTTTTGGAATTCTTAAAATGAACAAACCTTAAACTGAATTGTTAAGTGAAATCAATAATTTTTTTCAAACTTAAAAAATTACTCAACTTTTTCTATAACACTCGTTTTTTTATCACCAGTAATAGTAACAATATATAAACTAGCATTGTTGTTATCATCCATAAATTGATACTTTTCTTCCTCTAAAATTTTATTAGCAAAAATGGGTGTAGTATTACTATGACCAACTATTAAAACAGTTTTTCCTTTTGTAGCTTGTTTAAAAATAGAATCGTACATTTTGCTAGGGTTGTACGTTTGTATTTCTAAATTTTTACTTTCAGCTGTTGGTTTGGCAGTTTGTATGGTTCTGTTGTAGTTTGTAGAGTAAATAGCATCAAACGGAACATTTTTAAAACGATTTGCCCATTTTTTAGCTCTTTCTTGTCCGTTTTTATTCAAATTAGGATTTCTATTAGTATTGTCTATTCTAACTTTTTCTGCATGACGAATTAAATAATAGGTAGTTGTTTCATCTTTAGAACAGGCTGTTATTAAACTAAAAGTAAGTATAATAAGGAATAAAATTTTTTTCATAAGAGTATGTTTAAAGTACGAATATACTTAAAAAAGAAAAGCGATGTTTTTT
Protein-coding regions in this window:
- a CDS encoding acyl-CoA thioesterase — its product is MRFHTRKWVKPEDLNPNGTLFGGRLLQFIDEEVAIYAIIQLEHTKTVTKYMSEIDFVSSARQGDIIEIGIDVLKFGNSSLTLTCSVRNKLTRKTIIEVEKIVMVCLDENGNPKKHGKTEIEYVRDRLVD
- a CDS encoding prohibitin family protein encodes the protein MANNQVDLKFPKGGVFFIILAVVLIILFSKSTVTIGPGEGGVVFEALGDGINTDKTYGEGFQIVAPWNRMIVRKVRQQSISTEMNVLSVNGLEVKVNGTIWYEPEFSNLGMLIKTKGEEYERELLDPAINAAARSVVGRYTPEQLYSSKRDVIEQEILDEIKIVLKEQFLLVKRVLVEDVKLPTTIRTAIETKLKQEQESLEYEFRLAKAKKEAERQKIDAEGKAVANKILSASLTDKILQEKGIGATLELAKSPNSKVIVIGSGKDGLPIILGNQ
- a CDS encoding carboxypeptidase-like regulatory domain-containing protein; this translates as MQRLLYFLCLLASLSTFSQNDTLRIKTLKGQIIHAETKKALSASHILNLNTVVGTITDDRGFFEIPTKANDTILVSYLGYESIKLKITNDLLKGNELLIALYEKPEEIREVVIKSTQLIGVLEIDVKLVPKDRFTRIKINGLPQTYEVGKPKGKDFSSPIAALFQPVDYLYNLFGSKPKQLKKLQKLKKEDDLRKMLAGKFDREVMMEYLQMDRQELTELLTDCNYSEYFIKKASDLQMIEAVLDCYENYKAIKNGKIERDKIPVKN
- a CDS encoding Maf family nucleotide pyrophosphatase, which produces MLREKLKEYNVILASKSPRRQQFFKDLDIDFTIQLKEVEEIYPPELKATAITDFLADLKSKAFLNLSEKDILITSDTIVWLEGIALGKPKDEADAFAMLRALSGKKHQVITSISIKSKRFQKIINDITVVSFKELSDDEINYYIKNYKPYDKAGAYGIQEWIGFIAIDNLEGSYFNVVGLPVQKLYTELMNL
- a CDS encoding geranylgeranylglycerol-phosphate geranylgeranyltransferase — translated: MVLLTMVLTKYAVIDSIFFSNLSFKNYTLIHTTYLGITLTYYQFTLLALSILSITAGGYIINDIFDIEADKINKPLKVILEKSISKKKAWILYYSSTILGLFLGTYLSFTIENSLYSFFFIGTILVLFLYSKYLKKTLIIGNLIVSLLLGLVVFITVIFNEPKAHNSNLLEVISNMATSIRLLLITITYIVFSVLTNLIREIIKDIEDINGDLKIKAKTLPILFGRKRASKVAFFFCAVLLVFLLIILQSLIKEYVLLTYGILFILLPLLYFMYKLWSSESKKDFSLLSNLMKVIMLFGILSMVLFRLK
- the smpB gene encoding SsrA-binding protein SmpB: MAVQKKINIKNKKARFEFEILDKYVAGIQLTGTEIKSIRLSQARITESFCEFNDGGELFIVNMYIQEYMFGHHFNHKPKSERRLLMHKRELRSLRKDVEAKGNTIVPLRLFINDKGFAKLEIALAKGKQTHDKREVIKDRDNKRDLARIKKSFNG
- a CDS encoding DUF6503 family protein, with protein sequence MKHLPILFLAFLISCKPSENKLTAQQVIDKAIISSGADKVANSEIKFIFRDKEYIANRSNNGNFELTRKQKDEKLGLITDVLSNDKFKRLVNGVPYQVNDSIANILSNSVNSVHYFSVLPFGLNDKAVVKKLLPSIILKDKEYYKVQVTFSEDGGGEDFDDVFIYWIGKQDFLVDYLAYSYHTNDGGKRFRAINKEILKNGIRFVNYDNYKPLNKEISLTDIDKAFEKNELKKLSEINLENIEVQLLK
- a CDS encoding phosphoglycerate mutase family protein is translated as MKKILFLIILTFSLITACSKDETTTYYLIRHAEKVRIDNTNRNPNLNKNGQERAKKWANRFKNVPFDAIYSTNYNRTIQTAKPTAESKNLEIQTYNPSKMYDSIFKQATKGKTVLIVGHSNTTPIFANKILEEEKYQFMDDNNNASLYIVTITGDKKTSVIEKVE